A single genomic interval of Asinibacterium sp. OR53 harbors:
- a CDS encoding class I SAM-dependent methyltransferase, whose product MFKKAALRIYDVITSPLTFLYLPLLRVIKLHGIHKFPLNRAVFLRQGIYPVRDHYYEPQIKYSAQFDAKKIRNLHLDLREQVQLSQLKQLQHTEELRSLSQHKSEAQRPAYYLQNGSFAAGDADLYYLMIRNLKPKKIIEIGSGFTTLLSLEAIRRNKAEGHDTRLICIEPYEFQWLEQFEAIEFRKEKVENIDPSFFAQLEAGDFLFIDSSHVIRPENDVLFEYLEILPTLAKDVIIHIHDIFTPRHYRKEWLVDEIRLWNEQYLLEAFLYFNESFEILFTLNHLKNSYFPQTQAVLTNLTADAEPGSFWLKKTK is encoded by the coding sequence ATGTTTAAAAAGGCGGCCTTGCGTATCTATGACGTAATCACCAGTCCTCTTACATTCCTGTACCTGCCTTTGTTGCGTGTGATCAAACTGCATGGTATTCATAAGTTCCCGCTCAACAGGGCGGTATTCCTTCGCCAGGGCATCTACCCGGTGAGGGATCATTATTACGAGCCGCAGATCAAATATTCCGCTCAATTCGATGCGAAAAAAATCCGCAACCTGCATTTAGATCTCCGGGAGCAGGTGCAATTATCTCAACTGAAACAACTGCAGCATACAGAAGAATTGCGTTCATTGTCTCAACACAAAAGTGAAGCGCAACGGCCGGCTTATTACCTGCAAAACGGCTCTTTTGCAGCAGGCGATGCCGATCTGTATTACCTGATGATCCGTAACCTCAAACCTAAAAAGATCATCGAGATCGGTTCCGGGTTCACCACCCTGCTGAGTCTCGAAGCCATCCGCAGGAACAAAGCGGAAGGTCACGATACCAGGCTCATCTGCATCGAGCCTTATGAATTCCAATGGCTGGAGCAATTCGAAGCAATTGAATTCAGGAAAGAAAAGGTAGAGAACATTGACCCTTCTTTTTTCGCCCAACTCGAAGCAGGTGATTTTCTTTTCATCGATTCATCGCACGTGATCCGTCCCGAAAACGATGTCTTGTTTGAGTACCTGGAGATCCTTCCAACACTTGCCAAAGATGTGATCATTCACATCCATGATATCTTTACACCACGCCATTACCGCAAGGAATGGCTGGTAGATGAAATCAGGCTTTGGAACGAACAATACCTGCTCGAAGCATTCCTGTATTTCAATGAAAGTTTTGAAATCCTTTTTACATTGAACCACCTTAAAAACAGTTATTTTCCTCAAACGCAAGCGGTACTAACCAACCTTACAGCAGATGCCGAGCCGGGTTCTTTCTGGCTGAAGAAAACGAAATAA